The genomic window GCGGTAGGGGTCGAGCGTGTGAGTGCTGATCCAGGTCAGCGCGCCCAAGGCGATCACGATCAGCAGCGGCGCTGCCCAGATGACCAGTTCGAGCTGGGTCGAGTGGTTCCAGTCAGGGCGGTAATCGGCATGCGCGTTGGCGGCCGATTTTCTGTAGCGCCACGCGAAAACCACCGTCAGCACGATCACCGGAACGATGATGAGCAACATCAGCAGCGTCGACGTGATGATCAGGTTGCGCTGCTGGACAGCAATGTCGCCCGAAGGGTTCATGGACACCATGTTGCAAGCCGACAGGAGTGCAATGGCGGGCAGAAGAAGTAATCCGCGAAGTTTCTTGAGCTGGGTCATACCGGACAATTTAAAGTGGACTCGGTCTTGATAATTCGCAGAATCTACGCCGATCGGGCTATTCTTGGCATTGGACGTTTTGTCCTATGGCAACTTTCCCCAACCAGTGCGAACCTATCGCATCCGGGCGAACGAAACCCATCCTCAAACACGAGCAAGAACGATGTCCAGCGTCAGTCAGCAACATAACGATCTTTCGCCACAGGGCATGGAGGAAGACACCCGCCGTGTGACGGCCAACCATTCGGGCATCGCACCGAGCGAGATCGCGGTCGGGGTGATCATTGGTCGTGCTTCCGAGTACTTCGACTTCTTTGTATACGGTATTGCTTCGGTTTTGGTTTTCCCGGCGGTCTTCTTTCCTTTTGCCCAGCGCCTCGAAGGCACGCTGTACTCGTTCGTGGTCTTCTCGTTCGCCTTCATTGCGCGGCCGATCGGAACCATGGCGTTCATGGTCATCCAGAAGCGCTACGGAAGGGGCATCAAGCTGACGGCTGCTTTGTTCCTGCTCGGTTTTTCGACGGCGGGGATGGCCTTCCTGCCGGGCTTCGTGAGCCTCGGTTTTACTTCCATCGTGCTGTTGTCGATTCTGCGGTTTTGCCAAGGCATGGCGTTGGGCGGTTCGTGGGACGGCCTGTCGTCCCTGTTGGCCCTTAACGCGCCGCGCAGCCGTCGCGGTTGGTACGCCATGATTCCGCAGCTCGGTGCGCCCATCGGTTTCATCATCGCCAGCGGACTGTTCCTGTTTTTGTATGCCAACCTTTCGGCGATGGACTTTCTGGATTACGGCTGGCGCTACCCGTTCTATGTGGCGTTTGCGATCAACGTCGTGGCACTCTTTGCCCGGCTGCGGCTCGTGGTGACCAACGAGTACGAGCATCTGCTGAAAGAAAACAAATTGGAGCCGGTGCCGGTCGGTGCGTTGTTGAAGGCGCGCGGCCCCAATCTTTTCATCGGCGCCTTCGCCGCGCTGGCGAGCTACGCGCTCTTCCATTTGGTGACCGTGTTTCCGCTTTCTTGGATGACGTTGTACTCGACCCAAACCGTCGAAGACGTGCTTGAGATCCAGATGTACGGCGCGGTGATCTGCGTTGCGGCTGTCGTCGTTTCCGGTTGGATCGCGGACCGTTACGGGCGCAGAAACACGCTAGGTACGCTCGCCATCCTCATCGGCGCATTCAGTCTTTTCGCGCCCTGGCTGCTCGGTGGCGGTCCGATGTTGCAAGACCTCTTCATCCTGGTCGGCTTCGGGCTGCTCGGCTTGTCTTACGGCCAGGCGGCGGGCGCGGTCACGGCCAACTTCGAGGCGCAATACCGCTACACCGGCGCCGCGCTCACATCCGATCTCGCGTGGCTCATCGGCGCGGCTTTCGCGCCGCTGGTTGCGCTTGGCCTGTCGGCCCGTTTTGGACTGGTCGCCGTCAGCGTGTACCTGCTGTCCGGTGCGATTTGTACGTTGATCGCCCTGCGGGTAAATCGCGCGCTCGAAATCCGGGATTGACAGGGACCTGATCCCTATGGGTCTGCCGCTCATGGGCTCATTCGGCCCACGGCAGCGGGGGCCGGCCAATAGTGGGATGCTCTGCGCATTCAGAATCGACGTCCATCAAAACAGGTACGGGGGCAGCCTATGGCAGGGTTTCAGGTTGACGAGATCGTGAGCGGTCTGCATCAGGTGCGGCGCAATTGGCGTGAATCTCAAAAGCGATCGCAAGAGGGCGGTGAGCGCGAATTGCCGTCGCGCGACGTGATGGCCGAAGTGGTCGAGGCGCTGACGGGCGCGCTCTTTCCGATGCGGCTCGGCCCCACGGATCTTCGGCAGGAGAGCGAAGACTTTTACGTGGCCCACACGCTCGATGCCGCGCTGCATCAACTTCATGCACAGGCGACTCTCGAGTTGCGCCACACGCGGCGTCATTCAGCAGCCGAGTTGGCTGAATTGAGCGCCGATGCGCAAGAGCGGGTCCGCGCATTCGCGGCCGAGTTGCCCGGCATTCGCACGTTGCTCGACACCGACGTGATGGCAGCCTTTCATGGCGACCCGGCTGCGCGCAGCGTCGACGAGGTCCTGCTGTGCTAT from Variovorax sp. PAMC28562 includes these protein-coding regions:
- a CDS encoding MFS transporter, which encodes MSSVSQQHNDLSPQGMEEDTRRVTANHSGIAPSEIAVGVIIGRASEYFDFFVYGIASVLVFPAVFFPFAQRLEGTLYSFVVFSFAFIARPIGTMAFMVIQKRYGRGIKLTAALFLLGFSTAGMAFLPGFVSLGFTSIVLLSILRFCQGMALGGSWDGLSSLLALNAPRSRRGWYAMIPQLGAPIGFIIASGLFLFLYANLSAMDFLDYGWRYPFYVAFAINVVALFARLRLVVTNEYEHLLKENKLEPVPVGALLKARGPNLFIGAFAALASYALFHLVTVFPLSWMTLYSTQTVEDVLEIQMYGAVICVAAVVVSGWIADRYGRRNTLGTLAILIGAFSLFAPWLLGGGPMLQDLFILVGFGLLGLSYGQAAGAVTANFEAQYRYTGAALTSDLAWLIGAAFAPLVALGLSARFGLVAVSVYLLSGAICTLIALRVNRALEIRD